The Aeromicrobium senzhongii genome includes a window with the following:
- a CDS encoding CDP-alcohol phosphatidyltransferase family protein, protein MKDELFTIPNLLSAVRIVLVPVFLWLVLVPEADLLAIGVLVVSGITDYLDGKIARATGRTTRLGALLDPVADRLYILAVVVGLGLRDIIPWWLAVILPLRDVVLFSLVPFLRTRGFSALPVHFLGKAATAGLLYAFPLLLLGDGDGAVANLARVFGWAFTIWGVALYWWAGILYAVQVRRLLASTPRTP, encoded by the coding sequence CTGAAGGACGAGCTGTTCACGATCCCCAACCTGCTCAGTGCCGTCCGGATCGTCCTGGTCCCGGTCTTCCTGTGGCTCGTGCTGGTGCCCGAGGCAGACCTGCTCGCGATCGGCGTGCTCGTGGTCTCGGGGATCACCGACTACCTCGACGGCAAGATCGCCCGCGCCACGGGTCGCACCACGCGGCTGGGCGCTCTCCTGGATCCGGTCGCCGACCGGCTCTACATCCTCGCCGTCGTCGTCGGTCTCGGTCTGCGCGACATCATCCCGTGGTGGCTCGCGGTGATCCTGCCCCTGCGGGACGTCGTGCTGTTCTCCCTCGTGCCGTTCCTGCGCACCCGCGGCTTCAGTGCCCTGCCCGTGCACTTCCTGGGCAAGGCGGCCACCGCCGGCCTGTTGTACGCCTTCCCGCTGCTGCTGCTGGGCGACGGGGACGGAGCGGTGGCCAACCTGGCCCGGGTCTTCGGCTGGGCGTTCACCATCTGGGGCGTGGCGCTGTACTGGTGGGCCGGAATCCTGTACGCCGTGCAGGTGCGCCGCCTGCTGGCCTCGACCCCGCGGACGCCGTGA
- a CDS encoding DUF881 domain-containing protein, translating to MSRQSVSGSSVEEAESILERLAATALDDDYYVAHDTPPRPVAKVLTAVMAGVFGLLVTVAAVQTRIDRPATEAERNALIENIRVREDLVKSKQETVVGLQQQIADLQAESVVDGPGTAGLRVAAGSVAVEGPGVVLTVESSANEDRPGGRLTDTDLQLVVNGLWLAGAEAVSVGGHRLTATSAIRSAGEAITVNYRSVTEPIVVEAIGDEDVLRSRWEEGPSGRYLAARAEADGIGYDVQGSDDVELDAAPEARLSVSAEPLRRSES from the coding sequence GTGAGTCGCCAGTCCGTCTCCGGCTCGTCGGTCGAGGAGGCCGAGTCCATCCTCGAGCGGTTGGCCGCCACGGCTCTCGACGACGACTACTACGTCGCCCACGACACCCCGCCGCGACCCGTCGCCAAGGTGCTCACCGCGGTGATGGCGGGCGTCTTCGGTCTGCTGGTCACGGTCGCCGCGGTCCAGACGCGCATCGACCGGCCGGCGACCGAGGCCGAGCGGAACGCGCTGATCGAGAACATCCGCGTGCGTGAGGATCTCGTCAAGAGCAAGCAGGAGACGGTCGTGGGTCTCCAACAGCAGATCGCCGACCTGCAGGCCGAGTCCGTCGTCGACGGCCCGGGAACCGCCGGGCTGCGGGTCGCCGCCGGTTCCGTCGCCGTCGAGGGACCGGGTGTCGTCCTCACGGTCGAGTCCTCGGCGAACGAGGACCGCCCGGGTGGGCGACTCACCGACACCGACCTGCAGTTGGTCGTCAACGGACTGTGGCTCGCGGGCGCCGAGGCCGTCTCGGTCGGAGGGCACCGGCTGACCGCCACCTCCGCGATCCGTTCGGCGGGGGAGGCCATCACGGTGAACTACCGGTCCGTGACCGAGCCGATCGTCGTCGAGGCGATCGGTGACGAGGACGTGCTCCGCAGCCGGTGGGAGGAGGGCCCGTCAGGTCGGTATCTCGCCGCGCGGGCCGAGGCCGATGGCATCGGGTACGACGTGCAAGGATCAGACGACGTCGAGCTGGACGCCGCTCCCGAAGCGCGGTTGTCCGTCTCGGCCGAACCACTCAGGAGGAGCGAGTCGTGA
- a CDS encoding small basic family protein: MIPVIGLVVGVTIGLILQPTVPTSLQPYVPIAIIAALDAVLGAARAFLEGRFDDRVFVISFVSNVAIAAVMVFVGDQLGVGSQLSTGVIVVLGIRIFANAAAIRRLIFHA; encoded by the coding sequence GTGATCCCGGTCATCGGTCTGGTCGTCGGCGTCACGATCGGCCTGATCCTGCAGCCGACCGTCCCCACGAGCCTGCAGCCCTACGTGCCGATCGCGATCATCGCCGCGTTGGACGCCGTGCTCGGGGCCGCGCGGGCGTTCCTGGAAGGCCGCTTCGACGACCGGGTCTTCGTGATCTCGTTCGTCTCGAACGTCGCCATCGCCGCGGTGATGGTCTTCGTCGGCGACCAGCTCGGCGTGGGCTCGCAGCTGTCGACCGGTGTCATCGTCGTCCTGGGCATCCGCATCTTCGCCAACGCCGCCGCGATCCGCAGGTTGATCTTCCATGCCTGA
- a CDS encoding DUF881 domain-containing protein has protein sequence MPETFSLRTALRRRSSWIVGLLIGLLAFTVTVQWREGDETDDFSGVRGIELAELLKSLDATNARLTQQIETLEASRDDLRDSTKSTAEAREAAVLRANALAILSGTVGAEGPGIEITITAPPGAVTASVLLDAVQEMRDAGAEVISLNGVARVVAQTWFLDDDAGVRVSGRLLKPPYVMEVIGDPDTLADAVTFRGGLADRVEGRGGEVGVEERRRIRITAVADDPEPQYARPAND, from the coding sequence ATGCCTGAGACGTTCTCGTTGCGTACCGCCCTGCGCCGTCGGTCGAGTTGGATCGTCGGTCTGTTGATCGGCCTGCTCGCCTTCACCGTGACGGTGCAGTGGCGCGAGGGCGACGAGACCGACGACTTCAGCGGCGTGCGCGGTATCGAGCTGGCCGAGCTGTTGAAGTCGCTCGACGCCACGAACGCACGGCTCACCCAGCAGATCGAGACCCTCGAGGCGTCCCGCGACGACCTGCGCGACTCGACCAAGAGCACCGCTGAGGCGCGCGAGGCCGCGGTCCTGCGCGCCAACGCCCTGGCGATCCTCTCCGGCACGGTCGGCGCCGAGGGCCCCGGCATCGAGATCACGATCACCGCGCCTCCCGGGGCGGTGACGGCGTCGGTGCTGCTGGACGCCGTGCAGGAGATGCGCGACGCCGGCGCCGAGGTGATCTCGCTGAACGGGGTCGCCCGCGTGGTCGCCCAGACCTGGTTCCTCGACGACGACGCCGGCGTGCGGGTCAGCGGACGCCTGTTGAAGCCGCCGTACGTCATGGAGGTGATCGGCGACCCCGACACCCTCGCCGACGCGGTGACCTTCCGCGGCGGCCTGGCCGACCGCGTCGAGGGACGCGGGGGAGAGGTCGGCGTCGAGGAGCGTCGCCGGATCCGGATCACCGCCGTGGCCGATGACCCCGAGCCCCAGTACGCTCGACCCGCGAACGACTGA
- the gcvH gene encoding glycine cleavage system protein GcvH — MIPEDLFYSAEHEWVRLEGDVAIIGITDFAQDQLGDIVYVDLPAEGESLESGTVVGELESTKSVSDVFTPVSGEVIARNDALEATPEVINSDPYGEGWLIKVRTSGEDPTDGLLTAEAYSAVVSA; from the coding sequence GTGATCCCTGAGGACCTGTTCTACAGCGCAGAGCACGAGTGGGTACGCCTGGAGGGCGATGTCGCCATCATCGGCATCACCGACTTCGCCCAGGACCAGCTCGGCGACATCGTGTACGTCGATCTGCCCGCCGAGGGCGAGTCCCTCGAGTCGGGCACCGTGGTCGGCGAGCTCGAGTCCACGAAGTCGGTCTCCGACGTCTTCACGCCCGTCTCCGGCGAGGTCATCGCCCGCAACGACGCCCTCGAGGCCACGCCCGAGGTCATCAACTCCGACCCCTACGGCGAGGGCTGGCTGATCAAGGTCCGTACCAGCGGCGAGGACCCGACCGACGGACTGCTCACGGCCGAGGCGTACTCGGCTGTGGTGAGCGCCTGA
- a CDS encoding FHA domain-containing protein has protein sequence MTTPDGFDDTNFIPVIDADTEEMSAGDVFAVENLPVGNAMLLVQRGPDAGSRFLLDQDVVSAGRHPSSDIFLDDISVSRRHATFSRRGGGYVVTDLGSLNGTYVNRDRIDGDIPLAGGDEVQLGKYRLIYFPGTVVSEGGQ, from the coding sequence GTGACGACGCCGGACGGTTTCGACGACACGAACTTCATCCCGGTCATCGACGCCGACACCGAGGAGATGTCGGCGGGCGACGTGTTCGCCGTCGAGAACCTCCCGGTCGGCAACGCGATGCTGCTCGTCCAGCGCGGACCGGACGCCGGCTCACGCTTCCTGCTCGACCAGGACGTGGTCTCGGCGGGACGTCATCCCTCCAGCGACATCTTCCTCGACGACATCAGCGTCTCGCGCCGGCACGCGACCTTCTCGCGTCGTGGCGGCGGCTACGTCGTCACCGACCTGGGCAGCCTCAACGGCACCTACGTCAACCGCGACCGCATCGACGGCGACATCCCGCTGGCCGGCGGCGACGAGGTCCAGTTGGGCAAGTACCGCCTCATCTACTTCCCGGGCACCGTCGTCTCCGAAGGTGGTCAGTGA
- the ftsR gene encoding transcriptional regulator FtsR encodes MSGNEAAREQLLGIGQVIAELSEEFPDISQSRIRYYDEQGLVEPRRTPSGYRKFTYGDVERLRFVLRMQKDRYWPLSHIRQVLDQMDSGEVPDTELRATLRVPQVTLAADGTPTAQSITEGAGSTRMTRDELLDAAGIDAATLDEIEQFELIRRRPQQRYYDTDDLVVASLVGELAKLGLEPRHLRGFRSAADRELGLLDQVIPPAARQQSGAAAELAELAALAVRLHTVLVRAGLRS; translated from the coding sequence GTGAGCGGCAACGAGGCCGCGCGCGAGCAACTGCTCGGCATCGGCCAGGTCATCGCCGAGCTCTCCGAGGAGTTCCCGGACATCTCCCAGAGCCGGATCCGTTACTACGACGAGCAGGGTCTGGTCGAGCCGCGGCGCACGCCCTCGGGCTACCGCAAGTTCACCTACGGTGACGTCGAGCGGCTGCGGTTCGTGCTGCGGATGCAGAAGGACCGCTACTGGCCGCTGAGCCACATCCGTCAGGTCCTGGACCAGATGGACTCCGGCGAGGTCCCCGACACCGAGCTGCGCGCCACGTTGCGCGTGCCCCAGGTGACGCTCGCGGCCGACGGCACCCCGACGGCGCAGTCGATCACCGAGGGCGCCGGATCCACCCGCATGACCCGCGACGAGCTCCTCGACGCCGCCGGCATCGACGCCGCGACGCTCGACGAGATCGAGCAGTTCGAGCTGATCCGCCGACGCCCGCAGCAGCGGTACTACGACACCGACGACCTCGTCGTGGCCTCCCTCGTGGGCGAGCTGGCCAAGCTGGGCCTCGAGCCGCGACACCTGCGCGGCTTCCGCAGCGCGGCCGACCGCGAGCTCGGCCTGCTCGACCAGGTCATTCCCCCCGCTGCCCGCCAACAGTCCGGCGCCGCCGCCGAGCTGGCCGAACTCGCCGCGTTGGCCGTGCGCCTGCACACCGTGCTCGTTCGCGCCGGCTTGCGCAGCTGA
- a CDS encoding bifunctional nuclease family protein → MRELQIVGVRVEMPTNQPLVLLRELEGTRYLPIWVGAIEASAIAFAQQGTVAPRPPTHALMASIIEGLGDELLEVRIVDVRDGVFFAELAFAGGAVIDARPSDSIALALRTGVRVVCAEDVLDVAGFAQTPDEDEEIAKFREFLDHVDPEDFEKPSSEG, encoded by the coding sequence ATGCGTGAACTGCAGATCGTCGGAGTCCGGGTCGAGATGCCCACGAACCAGCCCCTGGTGCTGCTGCGTGAGCTGGAGGGCACCCGGTACCTGCCGATCTGGGTGGGCGCGATCGAGGCCTCGGCCATCGCCTTCGCCCAGCAGGGCACGGTGGCGCCGCGGCCGCCGACGCACGCGCTCATGGCGTCGATCATCGAAGGGCTCGGCGACGAGCTCCTGGAGGTCCGCATCGTCGACGTGCGCGACGGCGTCTTCTTCGCCGAGCTGGCGTTCGCCGGGGGAGCGGTCATCGACGCCCGGCCGTCGGACTCCATCGCCCTGGCGCTGCGCACGGGCGTGCGCGTCGTGTGCGCCGAGGACGTCCTGGACGTCGCGGGCTTCGCCCAGACCCCCGACGAGGACGAGGAGATCGCGAAGTTCCGCGAGTTCCTCGATCACGTCGATCCGGAGGACTTCGAGAAACCCTCAAGTGAAGGTTGA
- a CDS encoding MerR family transcriptional regulator, whose translation MIDPRDEAAEAQAQASAQGLLFDDDLAPMPQDTGFRGPTACNAAGITYRQLDYWARTGLVEPTVRSATGSGTARLYSFKDILLLKIIKRLLDAGVSLQQIRTAIDHLRERGTEDLTQVTLMSDGASVYECRSANEVIDLLQGGQGVFGIAIGGVWKEIEGTLHELPTERAEAAEPLAGDELAARRAARKAN comes from the coding sequence ATGATCGATCCTCGTGACGAGGCAGCAGAGGCACAGGCGCAGGCCAGTGCCCAGGGCCTGTTGTTCGACGACGACCTCGCGCCCATGCCCCAGGACACGGGATTCCGCGGGCCGACGGCCTGCAACGCCGCCGGCATCACGTACCGCCAGCTCGACTACTGGGCCCGCACCGGCCTGGTCGAGCCCACCGTCCGCTCGGCCACCGGCTCGGGCACGGCACGGCTGTACTCCTTCAAGGACATCCTGCTGCTCAAGATCATCAAGCGTCTGCTCGACGCCGGTGTCTCGCTGCAGCAGATCCGCACCGCGATCGACCACCTGCGCGAGCGCGGCACCGAGGACCTGACCCAGGTCACGCTCATGAGCGACGGCGCCAGCGTCTACGAGTGCCGCTCCGCCAACGAGGTCATCGATCTCCTCCAGGGTGGACAGGGCGTCTTCGGCATCGCCATCGGCGGTGTCTGGAAGGAGATCGAGGGCACGCTGCACGAGCTGCCCACCGAGCGCGCCGAGGCGGCCGAGCCGCTGGCCGGCGACGAGCTCGCCGCGCGCCGCGCCGCCCGCAAGGCCAACTGA
- the gcvP gene encoding aminomethyl-transferring glycine dehydrogenase: MSQHDRQPATRFVDRHIGPRATDQAAMLERLGYDSLEALMQAAVPVGIRSALDGLPAAASETEATARLRELADRNHPGVSMIGLGYHPTTTPAVIRRNVLEDPAWYTAYTPYQPEISQGRLEALLAFQTMVEDLVGLPTANASLLDEATAAAEALTLVRRADRKRTDLPVVVDDGLLPQTLAVLHTRAEAVGLPLVEADLREGLPQGDFSGVIIAYQRADGAVIDLAPVIEQVHAAGALAVVVTDPLAQVLLRSPGSLGADVVVGSTQRFGVPMFYGGPHAGFMAVRAGLERHLPGRLVGVSVDSAGRPAYRLALQTREQHIRREKATSNICTAQVLLAVVAAMYAVYHGAEGLRAIAQQVNGHATRLADGLRAAGIELASDRFFDTVTAIVPGRADEVVAAARRSGIHLWRFDADRVGIAVSEPTTIDDLNAVLAAFGAGELPAQGETSLDADGLRDDEILTHPVFVEHRSETQMLRYLRRLSDRDYALDRGMIPLGSCTMKLNSTTEMEPISWPGFADLHPFVPAEDAAGMIELVETLESWLATVTGYAAVSVQPNAGSQGEFAGLLAIREYHRSRGEQARDVCLIPSSAHGTNAASAVMAGMRVVIVKATDAGEVDLDDLRAQCEKHADDLAAIMVTYPSTHGVYEHGIGELCDIVHEHGGQVYVDGANLNALLGHAQPGRFGGDVSHLNLHKTFCIPHGGGGPGVGPVAVGEHLVPFLPKHPFHPDAARRGSAGTISAAPYGSAGILPIPFAYVAMMGADGLTDATSVAVLAANYVAARLGDAFPVLYTGDHGLVAHECILDLREITKNAKLSIDDVAKRLIDYGFHAPTMSFPVAGTLMVEPTESEDLAELDRFCEAMLAIRSEIDRVAAGEYDDRDNPLTSAPHAAHELVDWTHPYPIAEGVFPAGTTQDKYWPPVGRIDNAYGDRNLVCSCPPAEAFA, from the coding sequence ATGTCGCAGCACGACCGCCAGCCCGCCACCCGCTTCGTCGACCGTCACATCGGTCCACGCGCGACCGACCAGGCCGCGATGCTCGAGCGGCTCGGGTACGACAGCCTCGAGGCGCTGATGCAGGCCGCCGTTCCGGTCGGCATCCGCTCGGCGCTGGACGGGCTGCCCGCCGCCGCCAGCGAGACCGAGGCCACCGCCCGCTTGCGCGAGCTGGCCGACCGCAACCATCCCGGCGTCTCGATGATCGGTCTGGGCTACCACCCCACGACCACGCCCGCGGTCATCCGCCGCAACGTGCTGGAGGATCCGGCCTGGTACACCGCCTACACGCCGTACCAGCCCGAGATCTCCCAGGGCCGCCTCGAGGCGCTGCTCGCCTTCCAGACCATGGTCGAGGACCTGGTCGGGCTGCCGACCGCGAACGCGTCGCTGCTCGACGAGGCGACCGCCGCCGCGGAGGCGTTGACCCTCGTGCGTCGCGCCGACCGCAAGCGCACCGACCTGCCGGTCGTCGTCGACGACGGGCTGCTGCCGCAGACGCTCGCCGTGCTGCACACCCGCGCCGAGGCGGTCGGTCTGCCGCTGGTCGAGGCAGACCTGCGTGAGGGCCTGCCGCAGGGCGACTTCAGCGGCGTCATCATCGCCTACCAGCGTGCCGACGGCGCCGTCATCGACCTGGCCCCGGTGATCGAGCAGGTCCACGCCGCCGGTGCGCTCGCCGTGGTGGTCACGGACCCGCTGGCGCAGGTGCTGCTGCGATCGCCGGGCAGCCTCGGTGCCGACGTCGTCGTCGGCTCGACGCAGCGGTTCGGCGTCCCCATGTTCTACGGCGGGCCCCATGCCGGCTTCATGGCCGTGCGCGCGGGCCTGGAGCGTCACCTGCCGGGTCGTCTCGTCGGAGTGTCCGTCGACTCGGCCGGCCGACCGGCCTACCGCCTGGCGCTGCAGACGCGCGAGCAGCACATCCGCCGGGAGAAGGCCACCTCGAACATCTGCACCGCGCAGGTGCTGCTGGCGGTGGTGGCGGCCATGTACGCCGTCTATCACGGGGCCGAGGGCCTCCGGGCGATCGCCCAGCAGGTCAACGGCCACGCCACCCGGCTGGCCGACGGCCTGCGCGCCGCGGGCATCGAGTTGGCGTCGGACCGGTTCTTCGACACGGTCACGGCGATCGTGCCCGGGCGCGCCGACGAGGTCGTGGCGGCTGCTCGCCGGTCCGGGATCCACCTGTGGCGCTTCGACGCCGACCGGGTCGGCATCGCCGTCTCGGAGCCGACGACGATCGACGACCTGAACGCCGTCCTCGCCGCGTTCGGCGCCGGCGAGCTCCCGGCGCAGGGGGAGACCTCCCTCGACGCCGACGGGCTGCGCGACGACGAGATCCTGACCCACCCCGTGTTCGTCGAGCACCGGAGCGAGACGCAGATGCTGCGTTACCTGCGTCGGCTCAGCGATCGTGACTACGCCCTCGACCGCGGCATGATCCCGCTCGGCAGCTGCACGATGAAGCTCAACTCCACGACCGAGATGGAGCCGATCAGCTGGCCCGGCTTCGCGGACCTGCATCCCTTCGTCCCGGCCGAGGACGCCGCCGGGATGATCGAGCTGGTGGAGACGCTCGAGTCCTGGCTCGCCACGGTGACCGGGTACGCCGCCGTCTCGGTGCAGCCCAACGCCGGCTCGCAGGGCGAGTTCGCCGGATTGCTCGCGATCCGCGAGTACCACCGCAGCCGGGGCGAGCAGGCCCGTGACGTGTGCCTGATCCCCAGCTCGGCGCACGGCACCAACGCCGCGTCGGCCGTCATGGCCGGGATGCGGGTCGTCATCGTCAAGGCGACCGACGCCGGCGAAGTCGATCTGGACGACCTGCGCGCCCAGTGCGAGAAGCACGCCGACGACCTCGCCGCGATCATGGTGACCTACCCCTCGACGCACGGGGTCTACGAGCACGGCATCGGCGAGCTGTGCGACATCGTCCACGAGCACGGCGGGCAGGTGTACGTCGACGGTGCCAACCTGAACGCCCTGCTCGGCCATGCCCAGCCCGGCCGGTTCGGCGGCGACGTCTCGCACCTCAACCTGCACAAGACGTTCTGCATCCCGCACGGCGGTGGCGGCCCCGGCGTGGGCCCGGTCGCGGTGGGGGAGCACCTCGTGCCGTTCCTGCCCAAGCACCCGTTCCACCCCGACGCCGCCCGGCGCGGCAGCGCGGGCACGATCAGTGCGGCCCCCTACGGATCGGCCGGCATCCTGCCGATCCCGTTCGCCTACGTCGCGATGATGGGCGCCGACGGCCTGACCGACGCGACGTCGGTGGCCGTGCTGGCGGCCAACTACGTCGCGGCGCGACTGGGCGACGCGTTCCCCGTGCTCTACACCGGCGACCACGGCCTGGTCGCCCACGAGTGCATCCTGGACCTGCGCGAGATCACCAAGAACGCGAAGCTCTCGATCGACGACGTCGCCAAGCGACTCATCGACTACGGGTTCCACGCACCGACCATGAGCTTCCCGGTGGCGGGGACCCTCATGGTCGAGCCGACGGAGTCCGAGGACCTCGCCGAGCTCGACCGGTTCTGCGAGGCGATGCTGGCGATCCGCTCGGAGATCGACCGGGTCGCGGCGGGCGAGTACGACGACCGGGACAACCCGCTGACGAGTGCGCCCCACGCCGCGCACGAGCTGGTGGACTGGACGCACCCGTACCCGATCGCCGAGGGCGTCTTCCCCGCCGGGACGACGCAGGACAAGTACTGGCCGCCGGTGGGACGCATCGACAACGCCTACGGCGACCGGAACCTGGTCTGCTCCTGCCCGCCGGCCGAAGCGTTCGCCTGA
- the cobA gene encoding uroporphyrinogen-III C-methyltransferase — translation MSIFPLGLRLEGRRVVVVGGGHVATRRAFALVESGADVHVVSPAVSDSLASAIGRGTITWHERAYHCGDLDGAWLVQTATGVPAVDDLVADDAEARQIFCLKGGDPERATAWTPAVARVDDVTIAVSGGGDAGRASALRDALATALQTGDLPLRHRTHPRGLVALVGGGPGDPGLLTARGRRLLAEADVVVFDRLAPQSVLAELAADVEVIDVGKQPDHHPIPQEQINALLVDRAREGKVVVRLKGGDPYVFGRGGEELLACREAGIEVEVVPGVTSAIAVAAAAGIPVTHRGVARGFSVVTGHESLGELPRRGDHTLVMLMGVKRLRSTADELIAAGHDPETPTAVIERGFSPDQRTTIATLGTIADRASDAVSPAITVIGDVVSLAAATTGSVGVRQTS, via the coding sequence GTGAGCATCTTCCCTCTCGGACTGCGCCTGGAAGGACGCCGCGTCGTCGTGGTCGGGGGTGGTCACGTGGCCACCCGCCGCGCCTTCGCGCTGGTCGAGTCCGGCGCCGACGTCCACGTCGTCTCCCCCGCCGTCTCGGACTCCCTCGCGTCGGCCATCGGCCGCGGCACGATCACCTGGCACGAGCGCGCCTATCACTGCGGCGACCTCGACGGCGCGTGGCTCGTGCAGACCGCGACCGGTGTCCCGGCGGTCGACGACCTCGTCGCCGACGACGCCGAGGCGCGCCAGATCTTCTGCCTCAAGGGCGGCGACCCCGAGCGGGCCACGGCGTGGACCCCGGCCGTCGCGCGGGTCGACGACGTGACGATCGCCGTCAGCGGGGGCGGTGACGCCGGCCGCGCCTCCGCGCTGCGCGACGCGCTGGCCACGGCGTTGCAGACCGGCGACCTCCCCCTGCGGCACCGCACGCATCCGCGCGGCCTGGTGGCCCTCGTGGGCGGCGGTCCCGGCGACCCCGGGCTGCTGACCGCTCGCGGACGTCGCCTGCTGGCGGAGGCCGACGTGGTGGTCTTCGACCGGTTGGCACCCCAGTCGGTCCTGGCCGAGCTGGCGGCCGATGTCGAGGTCATCGACGTCGGCAAGCAGCCGGACCACCACCCGATCCCTCAGGAGCAGATCAACGCGCTGCTGGTCGACCGCGCCCGCGAGGGCAAGGTCGTCGTCCGCCTCAAGGGCGGAGACCCGTACGTCTTCGGACGCGGCGGGGAGGAGTTGCTCGCGTGCCGTGAGGCCGGCATCGAGGTCGAGGTCGTTCCGGGCGTCACGTCGGCGATCGCCGTGGCGGCGGCCGCCGGAATCCCCGTGACCCACCGCGGAGTCGCGCGAGGCTTCTCGGTCGTCACGGGGCACGAGTCACTCGGCGAGCTCCCGCGGCGGGGCGACCACACGCTGGTGATGCTCATGGGCGTCAAGCGCCTGCGCAGCACCGCGGACGAGCTCATCGCCGCCGGACACGACCCCGAGACGCCGACCGCGGTCATCGAGCGAGGGTTCTCCCCCGATCAACGCACCACGATCGCGACGCTCGGCACGATCGCCGACCGGGCGTCCGATGCCGTGTCGCCCGCGATCACCGTGATCGGCGACGTGGTCAGCCTCGCTGCTGCAACCACCGGTTCAGTCGGCGTTCGCCAGACCTCATGA
- a CDS encoding phosphoadenylyl-sulfate reductase encodes MSTPSLAERRERQLAHERDRAAHLAQRAEISRTRRTTPELRVIALEAEDRFADGDTDTLLSWVAEEFGDLTAVACSMADAVLPHVVARHIPWVDTLFLETGYHFAETVGTRDAVESSMQLTIVDVQPRQSVAEQDAQYGERLFERDPALCCQLRKVEPLTETLGGYEAWITGVRRDDSPLRADTPFVTWDEKNGLVKINPLADWTFDRVLDYAAEHDVILNPLLNDGYPSIGCAPCTRRVAPGEDPRAGRWAGLDKSECGLHT; translated from the coding sequence GTGAGCACCCCCAGCCTGGCCGAGCGGCGCGAGCGCCAGCTCGCGCACGAGCGGGATCGCGCGGCCCATCTGGCCCAGCGTGCGGAGATCTCCAGGACACGACGCACCACACCGGAGCTCCGCGTGATCGCCCTGGAGGCCGAGGATCGATTCGCCGACGGCGACACCGACACCCTGCTGTCCTGGGTGGCTGAGGAGTTCGGTGACCTGACGGCCGTCGCGTGCTCGATGGCCGACGCCGTTCTCCCCCACGTGGTCGCCCGACACATCCCCTGGGTGGACACGCTCTTCCTCGAGACGGGGTATCACTTCGCCGAGACGGTGGGCACCCGAGACGCGGTCGAGTCCTCCATGCAGCTCACGATCGTCGACGTGCAGCCCCGCCAGAGCGTCGCCGAGCAGGACGCCCAGTACGGCGAGCGCCTCTTCGAGCGCGATCCCGCGTTGTGCTGCCAGCTGCGCAAGGTCGAGCCGCTGACCGAGACGCTCGGCGGGTACGAGGCCTGGATCACCGGGGTTCGTCGTGACGACAGCCCGCTGCGCGCCGACACGCCGTTCGTGACGTGGGACGAGAAGAACGGCCTGGTCAAGATCAACCCGCTGGCCGACTGGACGTTCGACCGGGTGCTCGACTACGCGGCGGAGCACGACGTGATCCTCAATCCGCTGCTGAACGACGGCTACCCGTCGATCGGCTGTGCGCCGTGCACGCGCCGCGTCGCACCGGGAGAGGATCCCCGGGCCGGCCGGTGGGCCGGTCTGGACAAGTCGGAGTGTGGCCTGCACACGTGA
- a CDS encoding GPGG-motif small membrane protein — protein sequence MWDTILWIAAVIIAIFGILRLVQRDFVMGAVLIVIALLVGPGGVSLFT from the coding sequence ATGTGGGACACCATTTTGTGGATTGCCGCCGTGATCATCGCGATTTTCGGCATCCTCCGGCTTGTCCAGCGCGACTTCGTGATGGGCGCCGTGCTCATCGTCATCGCACTGCTCGTCGGCCCCGGCGGCGTCAGCCTCTTTACCTGA